The nucleotide window GCCCGGACGCCGGCCGCGTCACCTTCGGCGGCGCGCCCGCACCCGCCTGGGGCGACAGTGCCGCCTGGCGGCGCAGGGTCGCCTGCGTCCACCAGAAGCCGATGACCGTGCCGGAGCTGACCGTCGCGGAGAACCTCTACCTGGGCCGCTTCCCGGGCGGCCGCACCCTCCGCTGGCGGGCGCTGCGCGAGCGGGCCCGCGCCGTGCTCGCCGCGTACGGCGTCGAGGCCGACCCGGCCGCCCGGATCAAGGATCTCGGCGTCGAGCAGCGCCAGTTCGTGGAGATCGCCCGCGCGCTGTCGTGCGGCGCCCGGCTGATCGTCCTCGACGAACCCACCGCCCGGCTGGACGCCCGCGGCATCGCCCGGCTCTTCGGCAAGCTGCGGGAACTGCGCGACCAGGGAGTGGCCTTCCTGTTCATCTCGCACCATCTGCGGGAGGTCCACGAGCTGTGCGACACCGTCACCGTCTTCCGTGACGCCCGGCACGTACTGACCGCGCCGGTCCCCGCACTGAGCGAGGACGCGCTGGTGGCGGCGATGACGGGGGAGGAGGCGGGCGCCGCGCGCCGGCCGCGGGCGGGCGGCGCGCGGCCGGCGGGGGAGGCGGTGCTGCGGACCGAAGGACTGGCCGTCGCCGGGCACTTCGCACCGCTGGATCTGACCGTGCGCGGCGGCGAAGTGGTGGGGCTCGCGGGCGGCGCGGCCGGCGGCGGCACCGCGATCGGGGAGACCCTGGCGGGGCTGCGCGCCCCGGACGGCGGCCGGATCACGGTCCGGGGGCGGCCGGTGCGCACCGGCAGCGTGCCGCACGCCCTCGACGCGGGGATCGGCTACGTCCCCGAGGACCGGCACCGCGAGGGACTCGTTCCGGGCCGCAGCGTCGCCGAGAACGCCACCCTGACCGTCACCGGCCGGCTCGGGCCGCTGGGCACCGTCCTGCCCTCCCGGACCCGCGAGTTCGCCCGGCGGATGATCACGGCACTGGACATCACGACGACCGGGCCCGGCCAGCCGGTGTACGGGCTCTCCGGCGGCAACCAGCAGAAGGTGGTGATCGCCCGCGCGCTGGCCCGCGATCCGGCGGTGCTGGTGGCCGTCCGGCCCACCAACGGCGTCGACGTCCGGTCCAAGGAGGCGCTGCTGGGCGTCGTACGGGAGGTCGCCGACCGGGGCAGCGGCGCCGTGATCGTCTCCGACGAGCTGGACGACCTGCGGATCTGCGACCGGGTGCTGACGGTCTTCCACGGCCGGGTGACCGCCGAGTTCGCCGCCGGCTGGCACGACCACGACCTGGTCGCCGCCATGGAGGGCGTGGCGGGCACCGGCGGGCCGGGCGGCCCGGGCGGACCGCCGGACACCGCCCGGCCCGCCGCACCCGGCACCCCCGCCACCGACGCCACGGAAGGGACCGCGCCATGACCGAGACCGCCTCGCCGCCGGCCACCGGCGGCCCCGGCACCGCCGCCCCGCG belongs to Streptomyces sp. NBC_01454 and includes:
- a CDS encoding sugar ABC transporter ATP-binding protein; translation: MAAEDEEWPAAVHAEGIVKRYGPTVALDGVRLTVWPGEAHALVGRNGAGKSTLVSVLTGMTRPDAGRVTFGGAPAPAWGDSAAWRRRVACVHQKPMTVPELTVAENLYLGRFPGGRTLRWRALRERARAVLAAYGVEADPAARIKDLGVEQRQFVEIARALSCGARLIVLDEPTARLDARGIARLFGKLRELRDQGVAFLFISHHLREVHELCDTVTVFRDARHVLTAPVPALSEDALVAAMTGEEAGAARRPRAGGARPAGEAVLRTEGLAVAGHFAPLDLTVRGGEVVGLAGGAAGGGTAIGETLAGLRAPDGGRITVRGRPVRTGSVPHALDAGIGYVPEDRHREGLVPGRSVAENATLTVTGRLGPLGTVLPSRTREFARRMITALDITTTGPGQPVYGLSGGNQQKVVIARALARDPAVLVAVRPTNGVDVRSKEALLGVVREVADRGSGAVIVSDELDDLRICDRVLTVFHGRVTAEFAAGWHDHDLVAAMEGVAGTGGPGGPGGPPDTARPAAPGTPATDATEGTAP